In a genomic window of Quercus lobata isolate SW786 chromosome 4, ValleyOak3.0 Primary Assembly, whole genome shotgun sequence:
- the LOC115986146 gene encoding uncharacterized protein LOC115986146 — protein MDGKSVRVISTPGPPCWKVYVDGAVNQRGFGVGLVLISPEEAIIEKSLRLGFSATNNEAEYEALLQGIAMVQKMGGKAVEMFSNSRLLVGQVKGELEARDARMQEHLSRVKRLQSGFDFFNLSHVPRSKNTHADSLATFATSSAGDLP, from the coding sequence atggatggaaaatcggttagAGTGATCTCTACACCAGGACCCCCATGTTGGAAGGTGTACGTTGATGGTGCAGTGAATCAAAGGGGATTTGGAGTGGGGCTAGTCCTAATATCTCCCGAGGAAGCCATCATAGAGAAGTCCCTGAGGCTTGGGTTCTCAGCCACGAACAACGAAGCTGAGTATGAGGCCCTGCTACAAGGAATTGCCATGGTACAGAAAATGGGGGGAAAGGCAGTGGAGATGTTCTCGAACTCGAGACTGTTAGTGGGCCAGGTAAAGGGAGAATTAGAGGCCAGAGATGCAAGGATGCAAGAGCACTTAAGCCGGGTTAAACGCTTACAGTCGGGCTTCGACTTTTTCAACTTGTCGCATGTCCCCAGAAGCAAAAACACTCATGCGGATTCGCTGGCCACGTTTGCCACCTCCTCGGCAGGGGATTTACCTTGA